From Pseudonocardia autotrophica, one genomic window encodes:
- a CDS encoding VOC family protein: MSESIGAELDMIGIVVTDMPRALAFYRLLGLDFPEDAPDSPHVETTLRGGLRLALDLQSMVEGFHPGAAPTGEGRMGLAFKLPSADAVDAAWKRVTDAGYGSVLEPFDAPWGQRYATVRDPDGTSMDLFAWA, translated from the coding sequence ATGAGCGAATCGATCGGCGCCGAACTCGACATGATCGGCATCGTGGTGACGGACATGCCCCGTGCCCTGGCCTTCTACCGGCTGCTCGGGCTCGACTTCCCGGAGGACGCACCGGACTCCCCGCACGTGGAGACGACACTGCGCGGCGGGTTGCGGCTGGCCCTGGACCTGCAGTCGATGGTGGAGGGCTTCCATCCGGGGGCCGCCCCGACCGGCGAGGGCCGGATGGGCCTGGCGTTCAAGCTCCCGAGCGCCGACGCCGTCGACGCCGCCTGGAAGCGGGTCACCGACGCCGGCTACGGCTCGGTACTGGAACCGTTCGACGCGCCGTGGGGCCAGCGGTACGCCACGGTCCGCGACCCCGACGGCACCTCGATGGACCTGTTCGCCTGGGCCTGA
- a CDS encoding SLC13 family permease codes for MATAGAESHRDSDTDTDSCSDTGSHRDTDSSGGSGSGSGSGSGSGSGSGSGGGSGSSGGGNSGRSPRTAWAYRGLGVGLAGLAWLLLGLSDTLEPDARNVAAVGVLMATWWITEAIPLPATALIPIVAFPLLGVGTVREATERYADPIVFLFLGGFLIAIAMQKWHLHRRIALLTLRTVGTTPNRIVLGMMIACGFLALWVSNTAVALMMLPIALSVLALVAERCSGERPAAGTPLSDTIRDPGVRTFGIGLMLAVAWSSSIGGLGSLVATVPNAMLAAYLSDELDITITFLDWMMLGVPLSAVFILLTWLLITRVLFRTTLTEVPGGREMIAEQLRGMGPVSTAEKRVLAVFAGAATMWIVPGLVTEIDAVDAALPWLGELSDSTIAVAAGIALFLLPAATTPPDQADEPGDTATPPPYRMLLNWDDAQKGLPWGVLLLFGGGLSLAGGISSSGLDNYIGSSVEALGALPTVALMIAVVILVLALTELTSNTATAATIIPVLGAAALGIGADPLTLLVPAALATTCTFMLPVGTPPNAIVFSSGVVTIGQMARGGLAVNVVGIVVISSTVYLLGGWALGLEF; via the coding sequence ATGGCCACGGCCGGTGCCGAGAGCCACCGCGACAGCGACACGGACACCGACAGCTGCAGCGACACCGGCAGCCACCGCGACACCGACAGCAGCGGCGGCAGCGGCAGCGGCAGCGGCAGCGGCAGCGGCAGCGGCAGCGGCAGCGGCAGCGGCGGCGGCAGCGGCAGCAGCGGCGGCGGCAACAGCGGCCGCAGCCCCCGGACCGCCTGGGCCTACCGCGGGCTCGGGGTGGGCCTGGCCGGACTGGCCTGGCTGCTGCTGGGGCTCTCCGACACCCTCGAACCGGACGCCCGCAACGTCGCCGCCGTCGGTGTGCTCATGGCCACCTGGTGGATCACCGAGGCGATCCCGTTGCCGGCGACCGCGCTGATCCCGATCGTCGCGTTCCCGCTGCTCGGCGTCGGAACGGTCCGCGAGGCGACCGAGCGCTACGCCGATCCGATCGTGTTCCTGTTCCTCGGCGGCTTCCTGATCGCCATCGCGATGCAGAAGTGGCACCTGCACCGGCGGATCGCCCTGCTCACGCTGCGCACCGTCGGGACCACCCCGAACCGGATCGTGCTCGGGATGATGATCGCCTGCGGCTTCCTCGCGCTGTGGGTGTCGAACACGGCCGTCGCGCTGATGATGCTGCCGATCGCGCTGTCGGTGCTGGCGCTGGTCGCCGAGCGCTGCAGCGGCGAGCGGCCGGCCGCGGGCACTCCGCTGTCGGACACCATCCGCGATCCCGGGGTGCGGACGTTCGGGATCGGGCTGATGCTCGCCGTCGCCTGGTCGTCGTCGATCGGTGGTCTGGGCTCGCTGGTCGCCACGGTGCCCAACGCGATGCTCGCCGCCTACCTCTCCGACGAGCTCGACATCACGATCACCTTCCTGGACTGGATGATGCTCGGCGTGCCGCTGTCGGCGGTGTTCATCCTGCTGACCTGGCTGCTGATCACCCGCGTGCTGTTCCGGACGACGCTCACCGAGGTTCCCGGCGGCCGGGAGATGATCGCCGAACAGCTGCGCGGGATGGGCCCGGTCAGCACCGCCGAGAAGCGGGTGCTCGCGGTGTTCGCCGGTGCCGCCACGATGTGGATCGTGCCCGGCCTGGTCACCGAGATCGACGCCGTCGACGCCGCCCTGCCCTGGCTCGGCGAGCTCAGCGACTCCACGATCGCGGTCGCCGCGGGCATCGCACTGTTCCTGCTCCCAGCGGCCACCACCCCGCCCGACCAGGCGGACGAGCCCGGCGACACCGCGACCCCTCCCCCGTACCGGATGCTGCTGAACTGGGACGACGCCCAGAAGGGCCTCCCGTGGGGTGTCCTGCTGCTCTTCGGCGGGGGGCTGAGCCTGGCCGGCGGGATCTCGTCGAGCGGGCTGGACAACTACATCGGCAGCAGCGTCGAGGCGCTCGGGGCGCTGCCGACGGTGGCGCTGATGATCGCCGTCGTGATCCTGGTGCTGGCGCTGACCGAGCTGACCAGCAACACCGCCACCGCGGCCACCATCATCCCGGTGCTCGGCGCAGCGGCGCTCGGCATCGGGGCCGATCCACTGACCCTGCTGGTGCCCGCCGCGCTGGCCACCACCTGCACCTTCATGCTGCCGGTCGGCACCCCACCGAACGCGATCGTGTTCAGCTCCGGTGTGGTGACGATCGGCCAGATGGCCCGCGGTGGCCTCGCCGTCAACGTGGTCGGGATCGTGGTCATCTCCTCGACCGTCTACCTGCTCGGCGGGTGGGCGCTCGGACTGGAGTTCTAG
- a CDS encoding helix-turn-helix domain-containing protein, with translation MSYREFVPAGPLAWTIECAWQASTDVPRDQRVLPDGCMDLILLDDRVIVAGPDTTAHLARTAPGTTTTGLRFRPGALPPLLGVPADALRDHRVPLAELLPRTPGVGLVERYLRAVGDGLGDSPVPLGALPGLGGRRLRVAALPGGAVRALGRGMPAAEVADRLGITVRTLHRRCVGTLGYGPSVVRRVLRFRAAGALLFDGVPPAEVAVRAGYADQPHLSREVRALAGVSPGELAGRPVRVVEPDNQCGSERTSLIG, from the coding sequence GTGAGCTATCGGGAGTTCGTACCCGCGGGGCCGCTCGCATGGACGATCGAGTGCGCCTGGCAGGCGAGCACCGACGTCCCGCGCGACCAGCGGGTGCTGCCCGACGGCTGCATGGACCTCATCCTGCTCGACGACCGGGTGATCGTCGCCGGGCCGGACACGACCGCCCACCTGGCCCGCACCGCACCGGGGACGACGACCACCGGCCTGCGTTTCCGGCCCGGCGCCCTGCCCCCGCTGCTCGGCGTCCCCGCGGACGCCCTGCGCGACCACCGCGTCCCGCTCGCCGAGCTCCTCCCCCGCACCCCCGGCGTCGGGCTCGTCGAGCGGTACCTGAGAGCTGTCGGGGACGGCCTCGGCGACTCCCCTGTGCCCCTCGGCGCGCTGCCGGGGTTGGGTGGGCGGCGGCTGCGGGTGGCGGCACTGCCCGGGGGTGCTGTGCGGGCGCTGGGCCGTGGGATGCCGGCCGCGGAGGTCGCGGATCGGCTCGGCATCACGGTGCGGACGCTGCACCGGCGCTGTGTCGGCACGCTGGGCTACGGCCCGTCGGTGGTCCGCCGGGTGCTGCGCTTCCGCGCCGCCGGCGCGCTGCTGTTCGACGGCGTCCCACCGGCTGAGGTCGCCGTCCGCGCCGGGTACGCCGACCAGCCGCACCTGTCCCGCGAGGTCCGGGCGCTGGCCGGGGTGTCCCCCGGCGAGCTGGCGGGCCGGCCGGTCCGGGTCGTTGAACCCGACAATCAGTGCGGGTCAGAACGAACTTCGCTTATCGGGTAG
- a CDS encoding YceI family protein, protein MTSIPNYVAGTWDIDAVHSDVSFVVRHMMVSKVRGRFEQLSGELVTGDSIENSSVTATIDVTSLSTGNEQRDGHIKSADFFEVEKHPTWTFTSTGIVAKGDDLVLNGDLTIKGVTKPVELALEVNGFGPDPYGGTRAGFTATTSINRSDFGVDIALPMDGGGVVVSEKVTVELEIQAVLRAA, encoded by the coding sequence ATGACCAGCATCCCCAACTACGTCGCAGGCACCTGGGACATCGACGCGGTGCACAGCGACGTGTCGTTCGTCGTCCGGCACATGATGGTCAGCAAGGTCCGCGGCCGCTTCGAGCAGCTGAGCGGGGAGCTCGTCACCGGCGACTCGATCGAGAACTCGAGCGTCACCGCGACCATCGACGTGACCTCCCTGAGCACCGGCAACGAGCAGCGCGACGGGCACATCAAGTCCGCCGACTTCTTCGAGGTCGAGAAGCACCCGACGTGGACCTTCACCTCGACCGGGATCGTGGCCAAGGGTGACGACCTGGTCCTCAACGGCGACCTCACCATCAAGGGTGTCACGAAGCCGGTCGAGCTGGCACTCGAGGTGAACGGCTTCGGCCCGGACCCCTACGGCGGCACCCGCGCCGGCTTCACCGCCACCACCAGCATCAACCGCTCCGACTTCGGCGTCGACATCGCGCTGCCGATGGACGGCGGCGGCGTCGTGGTGAGCGAGAAGGTGACCGTCGAGCTGGAGATCCAGGCCGTCCTGCGGGCCGCCTGA
- a CDS encoding MarR family winged helix-turn-helix transcriptional regulator produces MEHTRWLDDEEQRTWRAFLATQRLVLEHVERRLQSNAGMPQAYYEILVRLSEAPGRTLRMSVLAESSWSSRSRLSHAVARMEEAGWVVRRSCPTDRRGQLAELTDEGFEVLRTAAPDHVESVREALFDGLTPAQQAGLREACETVVEHLSGAGQWPVTGDAGPDGPGAARAS; encoded by the coding sequence GTGGAGCACACGCGCTGGCTCGACGACGAGGAGCAGCGGACCTGGCGGGCCTTCCTGGCGACGCAGCGACTGGTCCTGGAGCACGTCGAGCGTCGCCTGCAATCGAACGCCGGGATGCCGCAGGCCTACTACGAGATCCTGGTCCGGCTCTCCGAGGCGCCCGGCCGGACCCTCCGGATGAGCGTGCTCGCCGAGTCCTCGTGGTCGTCGCGCAGCCGCCTGTCCCATGCGGTGGCCCGGATGGAGGAGGCCGGCTGGGTCGTCCGCCGGTCCTGTCCCACCGATCGCCGCGGCCAGCTGGCCGAGCTGACCGACGAGGGGTTCGAGGTGCTGCGCACCGCCGCACCCGATCACGTCGAGAGCGTGCGGGAAGCACTGTTCGACGGGCTCACCCCGGCCCAGCAGGCCGGGCTCCGGGAGGCCTGCGAGACGGTGGTGGAGCACCTGTCCGGCGCCGGGCAGTGGCCGGTGACCGGTGACGCAGGACCGGACGGCCCCGGCGCGGCCCGCGCATCCTAG
- the lpdA gene encoding dihydrolipoyl dehydrogenase, producing MPHFDVVVLGAGPGGYVAAIRAAQLGRSVAVIEEKYWGGVCLNVGCIPSKALLRNAEIAHIVTKEQKTFGLSGDVTFDFGVAFDRSRTVADGRVKGVHFLMKKNKITEIDGFGRFTKPGEIEVDLSKGGSDTVTYDDVIIASGSTVKLLPGTELSERVVTYEEQILTRELPNSVVIAGAGAIGVEFAYVLANYGVDVTIVEYLDRLLPLEDADVSKELLKRYKKLGVTVRTSTKVESITDDGNGVTVTVSDAKGTQELRADKVVQAIGFAPRVDGFGLEKLGVELTERGAIAIDDRMRTNVEHVYAIGDVTAKLMLAHVAEAQGIVASETLAGAETQELDYKMMPRATFCSPQVASFGYTQAEAEQLADEKGWKVKVAQFPYTANGKAQGMAEPNGFVKLISDDTHGELLGGHIIGAEATELLPELTLAQKWDLTVHEMARNVHAHPTLSEGLQEAIHGLAGHMINL from the coding sequence ATGCCTCATTTCGACGTCGTCGTGCTCGGAGCCGGACCCGGTGGATACGTGGCGGCCATTCGTGCCGCCCAGCTCGGCCGCAGTGTGGCGGTGATCGAGGAGAAGTACTGGGGCGGGGTGTGCCTGAACGTGGGCTGCATCCCGTCCAAAGCGCTGCTGCGCAACGCCGAGATCGCCCACATCGTCACCAAGGAGCAGAAGACCTTCGGGCTCTCCGGCGACGTCACGTTCGACTTCGGTGTCGCCTTCGACCGCAGCCGGACCGTCGCGGACGGCCGGGTCAAGGGCGTGCACTTCCTGATGAAGAAGAACAAGATCACCGAGATCGACGGGTTCGGCCGGTTCACCAAGCCGGGCGAGATCGAGGTCGATCTCTCGAAGGGCGGTTCGGACACCGTCACCTACGACGACGTGATCATCGCCTCCGGGTCGACGGTGAAGCTGCTGCCGGGCACCGAGCTGTCCGAGCGGGTGGTGACCTACGAGGAGCAGATCCTCACCCGTGAGCTGCCGAACAGCGTCGTCATCGCCGGCGCCGGGGCGATCGGGGTCGAGTTCGCCTACGTGCTGGCCAATTACGGCGTCGACGTCACCATCGTCGAGTACCTGGACCGGCTGCTCCCGCTCGAGGACGCCGACGTGTCCAAGGAGCTGCTCAAGCGCTACAAGAAGCTGGGCGTGACCGTCCGCACGTCGACCAAGGTGGAGTCGATCACCGACGACGGCAACGGCGTCACGGTCACCGTCTCCGACGCCAAGGGCACCCAGGAGCTGCGCGCCGACAAGGTCGTCCAGGCCATCGGCTTCGCCCCCCGGGTGGACGGCTTCGGCCTCGAGAAGCTGGGCGTCGAGCTGACCGAGCGCGGCGCCATCGCGATCGACGACCGGATGCGCACCAACGTCGAGCACGTCTACGCGATCGGCGACGTCACCGCCAAGCTGATGCTGGCGCACGTGGCGGAGGCCCAGGGCATCGTGGCCTCGGAGACCCTCGCGGGCGCCGAGACCCAGGAGCTCGACTACAAGATGATGCCGCGGGCGACGTTCTGCTCGCCGCAGGTCGCGAGCTTCGGGTACACCCAGGCCGAGGCCGAGCAGCTCGCCGACGAGAAGGGCTGGAAGGTCAAGGTCGCCCAGTTCCCGTACACGGCGAACGGCAAGGCGCAGGGCATGGCCGAGCCGAACGGCTTCGTCAAGCTGATCTCCGACGACACCCACGGCGAGCTGCTCGGTGGGCACATCATCGGTGCCGAGGCCACCGAGCTGCTGCCCGAGCTGACGCTGGCCCAGAAGTGGGACCTGACCGTCCACGAGATGGCCCGCAACGTGCACGCCCACCCGACCCTGTCGGAGGGCCTGCAGGAGGCGATCCACGGCCTGGCCGGCCACATGATCAACCTCTGA
- a CDS encoding NUDIX hydrolase has product MTDPARERLTLFDAEGRPTGAAERGEVYARSLWHASTAVALRSTDGERIYVHRRTDTKMIMAGRWGCWAGGVLGEGEAPDAGAARELAEELGITGVALRPLFVLAFDASALGIDTGPGTGPHGLRAHMHAYQVFSDGPVVHQASEVAEGAWWTLDELRARLGSPEYPWAPDGFWITRRWLDGDVG; this is encoded by the coding sequence GTGACCGACCCCGCACGCGAACGCCTGACGCTCTTCGACGCCGAGGGCAGGCCCACCGGCGCCGCCGAGCGGGGTGAGGTCTACGCGCGGTCGCTGTGGCACGCCAGCACCGCCGTCGCCCTGCGCAGCACCGACGGCGAGCGGATCTACGTGCATCGCCGCACCGACACAAAGATGATCATGGCCGGCCGGTGGGGCTGCTGGGCGGGCGGCGTGCTCGGGGAGGGCGAGGCGCCGGACGCGGGCGCGGCCCGCGAGCTGGCCGAGGAACTCGGCATCACCGGCGTCGCGCTGCGACCGCTGTTCGTGCTGGCCTTCGACGCCTCCGCACTGGGCATCGACACCGGCCCCGGCACCGGCCCGCACGGCCTGCGGGCACACATGCACGCCTACCAGGTCTTCTCCGACGGGCCGGTCGTCCATCAGGCGTCCGAGGTCGCCGAGGGCGCCTGGTGGACCCTCGACGAGCTGCGTGCCCGGCTCGGCTCACCGGAGTACCCGTGGGCCCCCGACGGCTTCTGGATCACCCGGCGCTGGCTCGACGGCGACGTCGGTTAG
- the dop gene encoding depupylase/deamidase Dop: MGTEVEYGIAVPGDPTANPVVTSTQVVLAYAAAADVPRNRRARWDYEVESPLRDARGFDLSAPSLAPQLDTDLDDLGAANVILTNGARFYVDHAHPEFATPEVLTPRDVVIWDKAGERIMLEAANRAATVPGAPRMQLYKNNVDGKGASYGSHENYLMARTTTFPSIVTGLTPFFVSRQVVCGSGRVGLGQQGDDPGYQLAQRSDYIEVEVGLETTLKRGIINTRDEPHADADKYRRLHVIIGDANLSEIATLLKVGTTALVLDMIEHGRSFEDLRLAEPVKSVSRISHDPTLRQTVPLADGQKLTGLNLQEEYLTRAVAYLEEIVGNQRSDWDPDTREVVEEWESVLTDLARDPMLTADRLDWTAKLKLLEAYRERDGLTWASGRLGMVDLQYSDVRLAKGLYNRLVTRGSMRRLVSEEQVMAAMTEPPEDTRAYFRGTCMSRYPAEVAAASWDSVIFDLGRESLVRIPTLEPLRGTRKHVGELFDAVSSAEELVDKLTAH; the protein is encoded by the coding sequence ATGGGGACCGAGGTCGAGTACGGCATCGCGGTGCCGGGCGACCCGACCGCGAACCCGGTGGTGACCTCCACCCAGGTGGTGCTGGCCTACGCCGCCGCCGCGGACGTCCCGCGCAACCGGCGGGCACGCTGGGACTACGAGGTCGAGTCGCCGCTGCGCGACGCCCGCGGGTTCGACCTGTCGGCGCCGTCGCTGGCGCCCCAGCTCGACACCGACCTCGACGATCTCGGCGCGGCCAACGTCATCCTGACCAACGGCGCCCGGTTCTACGTCGACCACGCGCACCCGGAGTTCGCCACCCCCGAGGTGCTGACCCCGCGCGACGTCGTGATCTGGGACAAGGCCGGCGAGCGGATCATGCTCGAGGCGGCGAACCGGGCGGCGACCGTGCCGGGCGCACCCCGGATGCAGCTCTACAAGAACAACGTCGACGGCAAGGGCGCCAGCTACGGGTCGCACGAGAACTACCTGATGGCCCGGACCACGACGTTCCCCTCGATCGTCACCGGGCTCACCCCGTTCTTCGTGTCCCGCCAGGTGGTCTGCGGCTCCGGGCGGGTCGGGCTGGGCCAGCAGGGTGACGATCCCGGATATCAGCTGGCGCAGCGCTCGGACTACATCGAGGTCGAGGTCGGCCTGGAGACCACGCTCAAGCGCGGCATCATCAACACCCGCGACGAGCCGCACGCCGACGCCGACAAGTACCGCAGACTGCACGTCATCATCGGTGACGCGAACCTCTCCGAGATCGCGACGCTGCTCAAGGTCGGCACCACGGCGCTGGTGCTCGACATGATCGAGCACGGCCGCTCGTTCGAGGATCTGCGGCTGGCCGAGCCGGTGAAGTCGGTGTCCCGGATCAGCCACGACCCGACCCTGCGGCAGACCGTTCCACTGGCCGACGGCCAGAAGCTGACCGGGCTGAACCTGCAGGAGGAGTACCTGACCCGTGCGGTCGCCTACCTGGAGGAGATCGTCGGCAACCAGCGGTCGGACTGGGACCCGGACACCCGCGAGGTCGTCGAGGAGTGGGAGTCGGTGCTGACCGACCTGGCCCGCGACCCGATGCTCACCGCGGACCGGCTGGACTGGACGGCGAAGCTCAAACTGCTCGAGGCCTACCGTGAGCGGGACGGCCTGACGTGGGCGTCCGGCCGGCTGGGCATGGTCGACCTGCAGTACTCCGACGTCCGGCTGGCCAAGGGCCTCTACAACCGGCTGGTGACCAGGGGCTCGATGCGCAGGCTGGTCTCCGAGGAGCAGGTGATGGCGGCGATGACGGAGCCGCCGGAGGACACCCGGGCGTACTTCCGGGGTACCTGTATGAGCCGTTACCCGGCGGAGGTGGCCGCCGCGTCCTGGGACTCGGTGATCTTCGACCTGGGTCGCGAGTCGCTGGTGCGGATCCCGACGCTGGAGCCGCTGCGGGGCACCCGCAAGCACGTCGGGGAGCTGTTCGACGCGGTGTCCAGCGCCGAGGAGCTGGTGGACAAGCTCACAGCGCACTGA
- a CDS encoding ubiquitin-like protein Pup — MSQEQTKRQGGGDGDDESAEGASGSGQERREKLGEDVDTILDEIDDVLEENAEDFVRSYVQKGGE, encoded by the coding sequence ATGTCGCAGGAGCAGACGAAGCGCCAGGGCGGTGGCGACGGCGACGACGAGTCCGCGGAGGGCGCCTCCGGATCCGGGCAGGAGCGCCGCGAGAAGCTCGGCGAGGACGTGGACACCATCCTCGACGAGATCGACGACGTCCTGGAGGAGAACGCGGAGGACTTCGTCCGGTCCTACGTCCAGAAGGGCGGCGAGTGA
- the prcB gene encoding proteasome subunit beta — MEFRPSVTPGIVPGRHTGQLGTFLTGSESFADFVGATAPHLLPGAGIAASPAHGGNAADALGVPHGTTIIALTYAGGVVIAGDRRATSGNVIAQRDIEKVFVTDEHSAVGIAGSAGIALEMVRLFSVDLENYEKLEGVPLSLDGKANRLAGMVRQNLGAAMQGFVVVPLFAGYDTDIADPARAGRIVTFDPTGGRYDENLGFHAVGSGSIFAKSSLKKLHDPAADLAGAVRTAIEALYDAADDDTATGGPDTVRRIYPVVVGIDADGATRRGEDEIADVVEQVIAGRTERPGGPSR; from the coding sequence ATGGAGTTCCGGCCGTCGGTCACACCCGGGATCGTGCCCGGGCGCCACACAGGTCAGCTCGGCACCTTCCTCACCGGATCCGAGTCGTTCGCGGATTTCGTCGGGGCCACGGCACCGCACCTGTTGCCGGGCGCCGGGATCGCGGCGTCGCCCGCGCACGGCGGGAACGCCGCCGACGCGCTCGGCGTGCCGCACGGCACCACGATCATCGCTCTGACCTACGCCGGTGGCGTGGTCATCGCCGGTGACCGGCGCGCGACCTCGGGCAACGTGATCGCCCAGCGCGACATCGAGAAGGTCTTCGTCACCGACGAGCACTCGGCCGTCGGGATCGCCGGCTCGGCCGGGATCGCGCTGGAGATGGTCCGGCTGTTCAGCGTCGACCTGGAGAACTACGAGAAGCTCGAGGGCGTCCCGCTCTCGCTCGACGGCAAGGCGAACCGGCTGGCCGGGATGGTCCGGCAGAACCTGGGCGCGGCGATGCAGGGCTTCGTCGTGGTCCCGCTGTTCGCCGGGTACGACACCGACATCGCCGACCCGGCCAGGGCCGGTCGCATCGTCACCTTCGACCCGACCGGCGGCCGGTACGACGAGAACCTCGGCTTCCACGCGGTCGGCTCCGGCTCGATCTTCGCGAAGTCGTCGCTGAAGAAGCTGCACGACCCGGCCGCGGATCTCGCGGGCGCGGTACGGACGGCGATCGAGGCGCTCTACGACGCCGCCGACGACGACACCGCGACCGGCGGCCCGGACACGGTCCGCCGGATCTACCCGGTGGTCGTCGGGATCGACGCCGACGGGGCGACCCGCCGCGGCGAGGACGAGATCGCCGATGTCGTCGAGCAGGTCATCGCCGGGCGCACCGAGCGCCCCGGCGGGCCCTCCCGCTGA
- the prcA gene encoding proteasome subunit alpha has product MTMPFYSSVDQLLRDRSELARKGIARGRSVVVLTYAGGVLFVAENRGTSLRKVSEIYDRIGFAAVGRYNEFENLRTGGIRMADYRGFTYDRRDVTGRMLANAYAQALGTAFVEQQKPFEVELCVAEVGERPDGDQLYRITYDGSITDEPRFVVMGGQTEPISTKLSETYEAGLELEAAIAVALGGLQVPGADPASGGNGSNAQPRVLGADALEIAVLDRSRARRTFRRIERDALAGLLPAANRGTQDSDPDVAGGDDAAAAEGALDEGGDS; this is encoded by the coding sequence ATGACGATGCCGTTCTACTCCTCCGTCGACCAGCTGCTGCGCGACCGCTCGGAGCTCGCCCGCAAGGGGATCGCCCGCGGGCGCAGCGTGGTCGTGCTGACCTATGCCGGGGGCGTGCTGTTCGTCGCCGAGAACCGCGGCACGTCGCTGCGCAAGGTCTCCGAGATCTACGACCGGATCGGCTTCGCCGCGGTCGGCCGGTACAACGAGTTCGAGAACCTGCGTACCGGGGGCATCCGGATGGCCGACTACCGCGGCTTCACCTACGACCGGCGTGACGTGACCGGCCGGATGCTGGCCAACGCCTACGCGCAGGCGCTGGGCACGGCGTTCGTCGAGCAGCAGAAGCCGTTCGAGGTGGAGCTGTGCGTCGCCGAGGTGGGGGAGCGGCCGGACGGTGACCAGCTCTACCGGATCACCTACGACGGCTCGATCACCGACGAGCCGCGGTTCGTGGTGATGGGCGGCCAGACCGAGCCGATCTCGACGAAGCTGAGCGAGACCTACGAGGCCGGCCTGGAGCTGGAGGCGGCGATCGCCGTCGCGCTCGGCGGTCTGCAGGTGCCGGGCGCCGATCCGGCGTCGGGCGGCAACGGCAGCAACGCCCAGCCCCGGGTGCTCGGGGCGGACGCGCTGGAGATCGCGGTCCTCGACCGGTCCCGGGCGCGCCGTACCTTCCGCCGGATCGAGCGTGACGCGCTGGCCGGGCTGCTCCCCGCAGCGAACCGCGGGACCCAGGATTCGGACCCCGACGTCGCCGGTGGTGACGACGCCGCGGCCGCGGAGGGCGCGCTGGACGAGGGCGGCGACTCCTGA
- a CDS encoding SRPBCC family protein, with amino-acid sequence MAVWRVLTDPRLLPKLTPLLSRIDATEDDDGIWWRWHLVQIAVLGVGIKPVFTERMTFTEGKRIEFTHTPPPGVTEWAGAEGHYALTDAEPGADGAPATHLEISLSLHVDMPLSRLAAPVVTRTMQTTMDMTGDRFSANLLRHLHARER; translated from the coding sequence ATGGCGGTGTGGCGGGTGCTGACCGATCCGCGGCTGCTGCCGAAGCTGACCCCGCTGCTCAGCCGGATCGACGCGACCGAGGACGACGACGGCATCTGGTGGCGCTGGCACCTGGTGCAGATCGCCGTACTCGGGGTCGGCATCAAGCCGGTGTTCACCGAGCGGATGACCTTCACCGAGGGCAAGCGGATCGAGTTCACGCACACCCCACCACCGGGGGTGACCGAGTGGGCGGGCGCCGAGGGCCACTATGCGCTCACCGACGCCGAGCCCGGTGCCGACGGGGCGCCCGCCACCCACCTGGAGATCTCGCTGTCGCTGCACGTCGACATGCCGCTGTCCCGGCTGGCGGCGCCGGTCGTGACCCGCACGATGCAGACGACGATGGACATGACCGGCGACCGGTTCTCGGCCAACCTGCTCCGGCACCTGCACGCCCGCGAGCGGTGA
- a CDS encoding SgcJ/EcaC family oxidoreductase — protein MTRSAPPQHVDTSAAEKVRSGAASVPSGRAPGAGGRRLRAAAITVAVVAALGLGTYTWISATSTPTATGVPDCGTAPVTGPALAGGAEHVAVCSAIGALTAAWNAGDADAYGAAFTADATYTSWIGTHYAGREDIVEGHRALFGGVLAGTRLTDSYLSVRFVHPDVAVVSTRGDTYEGADPPRAPGKVQTYTVVRDGERWRIASFHNTKRNALMERIQFLVDPGSRPIAER, from the coding sequence ATGACCCGATCCGCCCCGCCCCAGCACGTCGACACCTCCGCCGCCGAGAAGGTTCGTTCCGGTGCGGCCTCGGTGCCATCCGGAAGAGCGCCGGGTGCCGGAGGGCGCCGGCTGCGCGCGGCCGCGATCACCGTCGCGGTCGTCGCCGCCCTGGGCCTCGGCACGTACACCTGGATCTCTGCGACCTCCACACCCACCGCCACCGGAGTGCCCGACTGTGGCACCGCACCGGTGACCGGACCCGCCCTCGCGGGCGGCGCCGAGCATGTGGCGGTGTGTTCGGCGATCGGCGCGCTCACCGCGGCCTGGAACGCCGGGGACGCCGACGCCTACGGTGCGGCCTTCACCGCCGACGCCACCTACACCAGCTGGATCGGCACGCACTACGCCGGCCGGGAGGACATCGTCGAGGGCCATCGGGCGCTGTTCGGCGGCGTCCTCGCCGGGACCCGGCTGACCGACTCGTACCTGTCGGTACGGTTCGTGCATCCCGACGTCGCCGTCGTCTCGACCCGGGGCGACACGTACGAGGGCGCCGATCCGCCGCGCGCCCCCGGCAAGGTGCAGACCTACACGGTCGTCCGGGACGGCGAGCGGTGGCGGATCGCGTCGTTCCACAACACGAAGCGGAACGCGCTGATGGAACGCATCCAGTTCCTGGTCGATCCCGGGTCGCGGCCGATCGCGGAGCGGTGA